From a region of the Candidatus Brocadia sp. genome:
- a CDS encoding PA14 domain-containing protein, producing MYFPAAEPKTENIPFRPVKVSASGLSSGLMKKVYEGYPKKKLIKGNHDGMPLDFNWPGEAQKSYRSPFTIEWDGFLKVDGRGDYTFVLGSDDGSELFLNDKKVIDNGGLHGIVKKRRTIFLEPGFYRFHMRYFDVGGGAALSLKWKAPNAQETIVPASQFYHETAHCDGNAVDTAMPYTLQIELGSVIDEGVIVFRKNDPAIAFRNFGMLRTYYVNYWDNQRFRPPEDVPPYNIVWRGSLWIPADGKYLFHADTNGEMVLFIDSKPVMKYRAGGDSKIQVHLGKGWKPIQVNYVNTAKYAKLNLRWQKPGDSRLTNIPSRYFMPSGNRGGFGKARWWCAGGFLVASVAVSLGFALFLVLKKKRKRYFQSYAAYMQQNWPVVALIFIVILGAVLRLNHYSVIPPHGDTMDVYQEAWNGYHILHGEGPKSWEGAYFVSAYKNGDKNALQWFGDRFTIVKRYIAHPPLFSIFAGIPPTICGAKGYLDCRLTTINITPIFFSTLTILLVFSVSYKLYRSYSTSIIASLLYATVPLFVAAGRIAKGDGLLALVLISGVLCVLQYTESGKKRYIVGAGALAGISLWCKETGVCAIVIVPLLLGYKGFRKEAGIAAGMGFVIAVSYFLYCYLINPEAFSKVMSLRDTHQSAVFDMVVKYLSNFRLTLNYAHFGTGYYWWLWFVLVYSMGRRDLTVPVTVLIFLMTICALSTDIYPFGWFLMPIYPFMAVAGGLFIRDLIAKPNTAKALLILLILIAVPVKEVLPVNVYQSQWLYRYYLAIGIIPFFAVDFLRHRTTVTIAKTTCYLYLLLFIALNVYIVYSLPDLYDPLKP from the coding sequence TTGTATTTTCCGGCAGCTGAACCGAAGACAGAAAATATTCCGTTCCGTCCTGTAAAGGTATCCGCATCCGGGTTGAGTTCCGGCCTCATGAAGAAGGTCTATGAGGGCTACCCCAAAAAGAAGCTTATCAAGGGAAACCATGACGGCATGCCTCTGGATTTTAACTGGCCTGGCGAGGCGCAAAAATCTTATCGTTCACCCTTTACGATTGAATGGGACGGATTTTTAAAAGTAGATGGTCGTGGTGATTATACTTTTGTATTGGGTTCAGATGATGGGTCAGAATTATTTCTGAATGATAAAAAGGTTATCGATAACGGCGGTCTGCATGGGATTGTGAAAAAAAGAAGGACGATATTCCTTGAACCAGGATTTTATCGTTTTCATATGCGATACTTTGACGTGGGAGGAGGGGCAGCGCTTTCCCTGAAATGGAAAGCGCCAAATGCACAAGAGACCATAGTGCCAGCATCTCAATTTTATCATGAAACAGCACATTGCGATGGAAATGCGGTTGACACTGCTATGCCTTATACCCTTCAAATTGAGCTAGGGAGCGTCATCGACGAAGGCGTCATCGTATTCAGAAAAAATGATCCTGCCATAGCCTTCCGGAATTTCGGAATGCTGAGAACCTATTACGTGAATTACTGGGATAACCAGCGGTTCAGACCACCAGAAGATGTTCCGCCCTACAATATCGTCTGGCGGGGTTCTCTTTGGATACCAGCAGACGGCAAGTACCTCTTTCATGCGGACACGAATGGGGAGATGGTCCTGTTTATCGATTCAAAGCCCGTTATGAAATACCGAGCCGGAGGTGATTCAAAAATACAAGTTCATCTTGGGAAGGGTTGGAAACCGATACAGGTAAATTACGTTAACACTGCCAAATATGCAAAACTGAATCTGCGCTGGCAGAAACCGGGCGATAGCAGGCTTACAAATATTCCATCACGATATTTCATGCCCTCGGGAAATCGGGGGGGCTTTGGAAAGGCCAGATGGTGGTGTGCAGGAGGATTTCTTGTTGCATCGGTAGCTGTGTCTCTTGGTTTTGCCTTGTTTCTCGTATTGAAAAAGAAAAGAAAAAGGTATTTTCAAAGCTATGCTGCGTATATGCAACAAAACTGGCCGGTTGTGGCCTTGATTTTTATCGTAATTCTCGGTGCGGTTCTCAGACTCAACCATTACAGCGTAATCCCCCCTCATGGGGATACCATGGACGTCTACCAGGAGGCGTGGAATGGTTATCATATCCTCCACGGTGAAGGGCCTAAGTCGTGGGAAGGTGCATATTTTGTGTCGGCGTATAAAAACGGGGACAAGAACGCCCTTCAATGGTTTGGGGACCGTTTCACGATCGTAAAACGCTACATTGCCCATCCCCCCTTGTTTTCCATCTTTGCAGGTATTCCGCCGACAATTTGCGGTGCAAAGGGGTATTTGGATTGCAGATTAACAACCATCAATATAACGCCCATTTTCTTCTCTACGCTTACCATTCTGCTGGTATTTTCTGTTTCTTATAAACTATACCGTTCTTATTCAACGTCTATAATTGCCAGTTTGCTTTATGCTACGGTGCCGCTCTTTGTTGCTGCCGGTCGAATCGCCAAAGGCGACGGCCTCCTTGCGCTCGTCCTTATTTCAGGGGTCTTGTGTGTCCTGCAATACACCGAGTCGGGAAAAAAGAGGTATATCGTCGGCGCCGGGGCATTGGCCGGAATTTCGCTCTGGTGCAAGGAAACGGGTGTCTGCGCGATCGTGATCGTCCCCTTATTATTGGGCTACAAGGGTTTCCGGAAAGAAGCTGGCATAGCTGCCGGAATGGGTTTTGTCATTGCCGTGAGTTATTTTTTGTATTGTTATCTGATCAATCCGGAGGCTTTTTCCAAGGTGATGTCATTACGGGATACGCACCAAAGCGCCGTATTCGATATGGTGGTGAAATATTTGAGTAATTTTCGCCTTACCCTAAACTATGCTCATTTTGGAACGGGCTATTACTGGTGGCTCTGGTTTGTGCTCGTATATTCCATGGGAAGGCGGGATCTGACTGTTCCGGTAACGGTGCTTATTTTCCTCATGACGATCTGTGCGTTGTCAACGGACATCTATCCCTTTGGCTGGTTTCTTATGCCGATATATCCGTTTATGGCAGTTGCCGGGGGGTTATTTATCCGGGATCTCATCGCAAAACCGAATACCGCAAAGGCGCTTCTGATACTCTTAATCCTTATCGCCGTTCCGGTAAAAGAAGTCCTTCCCGTCAATGTCTACCAGTCGCAATGGTTGTATCGGTATTACCTCGCCATAGGTATCATACCGTTTTTCGCTGTTGATTTTCTCCGTCACCGGACTACCGTTACCATTGCGAAAACCACCTGTTACCTCTATCTTCTTCTCTTCATCGCGCTAAACGTCTACATCGTCTACTCACTGCCGGATCTCTATGATCCGTTGAAACCGTGA
- a CDS encoding B12-binding domain-containing radical SAM protein, with translation MKILLINPPSENELLGNNPSIIEEERGYNPPLGILYIAGYLERHTDFHVEVLDTQAEEIGYDRLGSIIRSKLPDVVGITTMTFTLIDVIKVVDLVKSVCPHTRVVLGGPHVHIYPEETITLPGVDFLVLGEGEISFKELAENIDNKTRLKSIPGLVFQENGRVINTGSRPLNDDLDSLPFPARHLTPIQKYRSLMAKRTPITTMFTSRGCPYRCTFCDRPHLGKSFRARSALNVVDEMEACVKLGIREFLIYDDTFTIDRQRVIDVCNEITRRRLNIGWDIRARVNNIDRELLKKLKEANCERIHYGVESGNPEILRILNKGITVDRVRTTFKETKDAGISVLAYFMIGCPKETRKEIMETIAFARELKPDFAHITIFTPFPATEIYKTGLKDGIIKHDFWKEFARNPKKGFQPPCWQEHFTREEIQELLVYAYKSFYTRPSYILKRLTHIRSPGEFIRMARAGLKVFGMRS, from the coding sequence ATGAAAATTCTTTTGATTAACCCCCCTTCAGAAAATGAACTGCTTGGCAACAACCCCAGCATTATCGAAGAAGAACGCGGTTATAATCCGCCCCTGGGCATATTGTACATCGCCGGTTATCTGGAGAGGCATACAGATTTTCATGTGGAGGTACTGGATACCCAGGCAGAGGAGATCGGATACGACCGGTTAGGAAGTATTATTCGGTCAAAATTGCCGGACGTCGTTGGCATTACCACCATGACCTTCACCCTGATAGACGTCATAAAAGTTGTTGATCTGGTGAAATCTGTTTGTCCGCATACAAGAGTGGTGCTGGGCGGTCCCCATGTACACATCTATCCCGAAGAAACCATCACTCTTCCCGGGGTCGATTTTCTGGTCCTGGGCGAGGGAGAAATTTCCTTTAAAGAGCTCGCAGAAAATATCGATAACAAGACCCGATTAAAAAGCATTCCCGGCCTGGTCTTTCAAGAAAACGGCAGAGTTATCAACACCGGCTCACGGCCACTGAATGATGACCTCGACAGCCTGCCTTTTCCTGCCAGACATCTGACCCCGATCCAAAAATACCGTTCCCTCATGGCAAAGAGAACCCCTATTACCACCATGTTTACCAGCCGGGGCTGCCCCTACCGGTGTACCTTTTGTGACCGGCCACATCTCGGCAAGAGTTTCCGCGCACGATCTGCATTGAACGTGGTGGACGAAATGGAGGCGTGTGTGAAGCTGGGCATACGGGAATTCCTGATCTATGATGACACCTTTACCATTGACAGACAGCGTGTCATAGATGTATGCAATGAGATTACACGAAGAAGACTCAACATCGGATGGGACATCAGGGCGCGGGTAAATAACATTGACAGAGAGCTGTTAAAGAAACTGAAAGAGGCAAATTGTGAACGCATCCATTACGGGGTGGAATCGGGCAATCCTGAAATACTCAGGATATTAAATAAGGGAATCACCGTAGACCGGGTAAGGACAACTTTTAAAGAAACGAAAGATGCAGGAATATCCGTTCTCGCGTATTTCATGATCGGGTGCCCAAAAGAAACAAGGAAAGAAATCATGGAAACGATTGCATTTGCCAGGGAGTTAAAGCCCGATTTTGCGCATATCACTATATTCACACCGTTCCCTGCCACAGAGATATATAAAACGGGACTAAAGGACGGTATTATCAAACATGATTTCTGGAAGGAGTTTGCCAGAAATCCGAAGAAAGGTTTTCAGCCACCGTGCTGGCAAGAGCATTTTACCCGCGAGGAGATTCAGGAGTTACTGGTGTATGCCTATAAGAGTTTCTATACCCGACCATCCTACATCCTGAAGAGACTCACCCACATCCGGTCACCTGGTGAGTTTATAAGAATGGCGCGGGCGGGACTCAAGGTCTTTGGGATGCGATCGTAA
- a CDS encoding glycosyltransferase family 2 protein → MIEEASIIIPAYNEREGISAVIESLQSLKKRLDNRWEIIVVDDGSTDGTSETIQNAPEVVLIRHPFNRGYGAAIKTGIRHAKYHTVVISDADGTYPLQDIPRLLTPMAKSDMVVGARENNDANIPFIRRPAKWILNKLANYLTGRKIPDLNSGLRAMKKDVVMQFIHLLPDGFSFTTTITLAMLTNDYTVEFVPIEYHRRSGRSKIRPVRDTLNFLQLIIRTVLYFDPLKIFLPISAFFFIASIAVLVLSYLFTPKVMDITTVILFISGVQILAIGMIADLIDKRSRS, encoded by the coding sequence ATGATCGAAGAAGCGAGCATTATCATTCCCGCCTATAATGAGAGAGAAGGGATTTCAGCGGTAATTGAATCGCTGCAATCATTGAAAAAAAGACTCGATAACCGATGGGAGATTATTGTTGTAGACGATGGCTCAACCGACGGGACATCTGAAACGATACAGAATGCCCCCGAAGTGGTGCTAATCCGGCACCCCTTCAACCGCGGTTACGGTGCTGCCATTAAAACCGGCATCCGGCACGCAAAATATCATACCGTGGTGATATCAGATGCCGACGGGACATACCCCCTACAGGATATTCCCCGGCTTCTCACCCCCATGGCAAAGAGTGACATGGTCGTTGGCGCCCGGGAAAACAATGATGCCAATATCCCCTTCATAAGACGACCTGCAAAGTGGATATTAAACAAACTCGCCAATTATCTGACCGGCAGAAAAATTCCAGACCTGAACTCAGGATTACGGGCAATGAAAAAGGACGTCGTCATGCAATTTATCCATCTCTTGCCCGATGGTTTCTCTTTCACGACAACGATTACCCTTGCCATGCTCACCAATGACTACACGGTTGAATTCGTCCCTATCGAATATCACAGGCGTTCAGGAAGATCAAAGATCCGCCCTGTTCGGGACACCTTAAACTTTCTTCAGCTCATCATACGGACGGTTTTATATTTTGATCCCCTCAAGATCTTTTTACCGATAAGCGCATTCTTCTTCATCGCAAGCATCGCCGTTCTTGTGCTGAGTTATTTATTTACTCCCAAAGTTATGGACATCACTACCGTCATCCTTTTTATCTCCGGAGTGCAAATTCTTGCCATTGGCATGATTGCCGACCTTATCGATAAAAGGAGCCGGTCATGA